TTAATATAAAGTTTTAtgtaattcatttttttttttcaaaataaaagttatgaacaagtaatataaaaaaatttgatcaGAAAAAGAGCAAATACTTGTCTGTAAGTATAAATGATGTTAGCGACTTGATTAATCTTGTATAATTCACTACATTAGCTATAGATTAACGCTAGTTGGtgattattttaataaaaagataaataaaaaaaaataaaataactaaacaaatttacatttcatccaaaataaaatgagcCCGTTCATTATAatcttttctctttttatatttccacCGCAAAATTAATTGCTCAAAAAATagatctttttttatgttgtaATAATCTCTCTTTTTCTTACTAAAAATTAGCTACGAATAATTTTATgcgaaaatggaaaatatattcatttttacaataaagaaaaaaaaggaagaacaAATGTCTTAGGGTCATATTACGAATTGACACTTATATGCTTATGGAAAAATTTAagtgttttatatatatttctagcCAAGGCTTACAAAACGAATAGAGAATATTATTCTTTGAGtttttaaatgtacattCATGTAAAggtaacacatatatatattatatatatatatatatatatatatatatatatatttacatacatatgtggaATGTTTTCACttcaatgaaaataataaaagggcACAGCAAAATTTTGATCTACATATTTGAAATCTCTTAAACATATATCTCACACACGAAGcgcatttaaaataaaaatggggCCCACCAAAAAACCTTTATcttatgtactttttttaaataatacataccTGTACAAATTTTTGCTATAATCGAAATACACACATTTATAATTCCTAGTGTAATTTACAAATACGACTATaaatttgtttcattttttggtCACTCTCCGTTTTCTTAATGTTGtactaataaaatttataacttATAGCTGAAACCTTATTTTTgatagtttaaaaaaaaaaaaagcttctgaagaacattaaataataataaatgatgaAACTAGAAGCAAAAGGGATTTCGTTATtgaatgtaaaatttttaattttactttgtttattattcaaGTAAATCACGCATAACATcctaattttttgaatatatcattttaagAAACGAAATTTTAAGAGCAAGTCCCGTATGTTCATtttgcatataaaaaatacagatGTGTTAAATTTaccataaaataaaaattaaattcaaatgaaaaaggaaacaaGTTACAATCCCCTGAATTTAGCACATATTGAGAATTTTATTGCTTTGAAATAAGTAATAAcacctttaaaaatatataaaataaaatttctttatttgtgtggatataaacataatataaaaataaaaaatatgtgaaagaaataaacgtttatacataaattaatttaggaattttaaaatacatgTAAGAGATACCAGAGTAAGAAAAATACTTGCACaaggtaaattttttattttgttttatttttattatattttttttattcattagaTCAACTATTTAGtacatcttttttatttacgaatgcaataatttttttttccttagttaaattatatgccctaaaatacaaataatatgagtacatttttttttaataaaacatgtaatttttcttcccatacatatttatatgtatataattatatgcaaTTCAAGCAAACATCCTAAtgagaatatattttttcatattgcATATAGAgcaataatataacataaatatcGATGAAAATTTCACATAATGGAAACTGCGAATAGCATTGAATTGTCCaaattaaatgaacaaaatgaagcTAAGTCAGCATACGAACAAATTGAAAAAGATAGAGTTCAATTAGTATCTAAGATAGAAGAATTGTATCAAGACGTAGTGGAACacaagtataataataaattatgtatatgtatatttaagggtgaaagttttaattaaaaaaagcaatgaatattataatttcaatTAACAtagttcttttttgttttttttttttaatattaatatcaaAGATTAGTCTTGGAAGCTTTAGAAAATGTTCCATCTGATAGAAGATGTTATAGAATGGTGGGAGAAATTTTAGTTGAAAGAACAGTTGGAGAGATTAAACCAGCTTTGGTAGATCATAAAAACAAGGTAAAAAAAgacttatataataataatattatttatgcatttgttgattttttttaaaaatgaaattaattcAAGATTGCATACGTTCATTTAGTTTTATTCGAAAATCGGTTTGcgatttaattttttacactatatatgtatctctattcttgtatatatatatatatatccatatacatatttatgcacGAATCCTTATGTATTAGTATTTCTTATAACACATTTAACAGGTGGAACAAATTATAGCTGAGTGCCAAAAGAAATTAGACGaaaaaaataacgaaatttcaaaaattgtgaaaaagtaattttattgtatttatttataaacgCAATtacaatatgtatatgacGAAATTgtgattattttttcatgatatcctattatatttatttatatatatatatatgaatatacttAACGGACATAATtgctttaatatattatatatttcatataaaaaatttttatttttatagtacAAAGTCAGCGAATATAACTAGTGATCTTGTTTCAAACAAGGCTCAAGATAATATGGGCAATTCTACCGACAAGGACAAAAAACCCCAAGGtgtcattttttaatattcttaaaatatttctaaatgtACGCATATGATAAATCTGCTTTCTTTTTCGCATGTCTATTTTTgttctaatttattataatttgtattattttttacatattaaattaataaaacgcttaatatttttattgtataaatatatattatatgtatatatgaataaaatttttttttttttttataattgtgtggcaaattaattttttttcaattaatttatttgcatataagaataagataagaaaaatataaaaaattaaaaatgcttCCTAAATTCAAGAGAAAATCATATGTAAAATTAGTAGTATTGATCATATTCTCCAAATTAtcaaaattagaaaaaattttgctGTTGAAAATTAATCCATATATAACGGTCAATCATACATGAacacttatatatactttatgaTATTTCAATAATCctaactaaaaaaatatttgtgctttaattaagttttttgttttttctacCTCATTATATGTTAACAAAGGAgtaaaaggagaaaaaatactgttaatcctttttttcgtaatgcatgtatatatatatacatatataaacatatttacatacatttatatcatACGTGTTCATACAACCGTCAGAAGCGTCAACAGGTTAAATCTATTCAACCTTTGTCTCTAAAAAATTTCGTTTTTCCCTTATTTGACACAGATTAATTTAGTACATTAAAGAAAAGGCATAATGAACAACAGTGAAAAGAATGGTCCTCCATTTTTACACCATCTTCTTCGGTTTCGAtagtatacataaatatatacatgggTACGCACGTATACAAAACAATTTACtccaatttaatttttaatttggcTTTATAATTGGAAATGACAACACATTTTTGATGGAAACTGAATCGGTGAACAACATGCATAACCGATCAACTCCTATTCCTAATCCACCAGTTGGCGGTAAGCCGTGCGCCAATGCTGTTACATAATCGTAATCAATTTCATGATGTTCATTGTCCAAATTCTGTTTGGATAAATTAATAGTGTCCTTATCATTTGTCAAGTGTTTAGGAGAAAGACTGACCTTGTTGCTTtgatttacatttttctcattacttaaatattcaattgaatttatgttttctttattaattttatactttaataaatattgagagaagaattttttttcctgtacTAATGCATTTGCTTCCTCTGAATATCCATTAgctatttccatttttcctATATATGTTTCAAATCTTtcagataattttttatttttgtttaatgtTTTAGATAATGGAGAAGTATCTGATggtaaatgaaatatatgcaCAGGCTGATTATTTAAGTATGGttccactttttttttaaaaacttctTCAACAACTAATCCCCAATTTAAATGATCTTTCGTTTGATCAAAggttatatttaatttcctAGCTTCATTATAAGCTTCATCAAAAgataaattcaaaaaatttatagatgtgtaatcttttattattttaataaaggaaatttttttccatttttttttttgctgtattatattataacgTGGATTAGAAGGAAATTTCTTTGCAAgtgattttattaaattttcagcaaattttatcatatatttataattggAATACGACTTATAAATTTCAAGTAAAGTAAACTCGGGGTTATGAATAGTACTTAAGCCCTCATTACGAAAACACTTACttaattcaaaaattttttctgaTATTCCacttataattaatttctttaaatacAATTCAGGAGCAATTCTTAAATACAAAACTAAATTTaaagattttaaaaatgtttcaaATGCTTTGGCCGTAGCACCACCAggtaataattgtaatatgGGTGTATCTacttctatatattttttttttaataaaatttttcttatttcttgAATTAACTTAAATcttgttataattttctctttttgttctttattagttaaaaaatcaagatatctttttctatatttatattcaacATCTTTCATACCTTTATGTTTGTCTGGTAGGGGTAAAAGAGATTTTGttagtacatatatttcttttgtatGTAGTGTAATTTCTCCTCTTAATGATTTTCTCATAAAACCTTTTACAGCTATAAAATCTCCTACATCTATTATTTTCCGTGCACTTATTccgtttatatttttatattgatCCTTTTGGTTACACAAATTGGTATCGTCCTTCTGGACAGTACCATTTCCTATTTCATTGGATAAATGAATGGAATTTTCTCCAAAAAGATTGTTCGAATAATGTACATCCATACTAGACGTTACACTTCTAACCGTATATGCATTATCCTTCTcagaaatttttttgtgaattaaaatattttcatctaGATATATTTGCACGTTACCTGTGTCATCTTGTATATTCAGAAACATGCCATTATTTCGTTTTACTATAACTCGACCATAAACAACATACGTTTCGTCGGTTTTCCTTTCACCGTCTTTTAGAAAttcgtatttattttttaaatcattaatttttatggttctttttatataagatGTGGGATACGCATCAATATTCAAAACATCTGACAAGACGTTTAGCTTTTTCACTCTTTCAAAAAATTCCTTTCCATGACTGTATAggatgaaatattttttcttatttttataaatatttttcttgtgGTTTACtgtagaaatatttttcaactTAATGATATTGTTACGTTTAAAGCATGCGGACTTTTTACGCAAGAATGAAAATGCTGATAGAAGAAATGATAATAagagcaatttttttttttttctcattatttTTCTCACTATATTTCTTGCAGTATTTCTCGCTATATTTCTTGCAGTATTTCTCGCTATATTTCTTACAGTATTTCTCGTTATTTTTCTCGCTAAATTTCTTGTTATTTTTCTCTCTAAATTTCTTGTTATTTTTCTCGTTATATTTCTCGTTATTTTCCTCATATTTTTCCCCTTCTGATATGAATAtccttcttcatttttacgtgcatttctttttttttcattgtcgTGTGCTTAGTTTTATCAAACTTCATCTTTTTAGGCAATACCTGGCGTAATTTTTCTTAGCAATAAGTTATTATGCTTGTTAATTTgagcattttatttttccttgttgatattttttactattttttattatttttattgatgTTTTACCCTAATTttgtatacataattatcTTTTCAAATCATTTTTTGCGCTTGCTCAATTCAGCATCTTCCTCATTGTTTGCTTTAGCTTTGCGCGAgttttgtatttaatttttgcatttttagccaaattaaatatatgttcgCCCCTTGTGTGATAgttatgtacaaatattaatGCACACGTGcagatatatttatgtgcacgcgtaaaaatatttgtatgcaTGTGTAAAAGTACTTCTATGCATGCGAAATATACACGtaacatatataagaaaataaatatgtaatcgGATTTTACGCACCTTAttgaatgtatatacatgtaaataattGGATAACGTAAGTACTAGAACTTTTCACCGAAAAGTTGAAATAATGCCtgacatataaaaatatatatgtattgatATTACGTAgatacaaaataaagcagttatgatctttttttttttttttttttttaaaggtcTATGACAcaatttaacaaataaatacgaatttttcataataacctcattatataatcaatattaaaaaaatgaatattgtaaaaaagatttatatCTTCCATTTTCTGATAATCATATTAAAGCAGGTATTTCATTCTTCTTATtcgtaatattttattgacTCCATACATAACAgaaacatatgtacatgtaatagatatatgtatacaagaATAGATACCATCTTCATGTGCAAgcatatatgttaaaataaaacttagTGATGTAAATATGActactaattttttatctgTCTTTGTGTTTAACTTACCCATATACATTTTGCCAATCTTTGATCATTTCCCGTTGTAGACAGTTATTAACTTAGTGCTATGTTTAAAAtgactattttattttattttttatctatttttttttttttcttaatatttacagttatgttttatatcatcaaacaaaataaaaaaggaagaaatggGGATAATGGATTTGTTACCCAGTAATTCTTTACTATATCCTTTAGATTTTCAACAAAATTGGCAAGCATCTGAACCTATTCCTCTTAACATTCATTACGACGTCccgtaaataatatataaaatacatgaaatatataaaatgtatgatacattaaaaatatatgatctcctgtatttttttaacctGTGTTTTTAAAACATACTCAAAAGGGtgagaaaattattatttttaatttttgtgaaCAAGATCATACGGACATAAGGATTTGCTCACTGCACTAGAGTACCACAATGATTtggaaaattatgaaaaggaaagggtaaaaaaaaaataaaatacgtacatacgtatatacggGCATACGAACatgtttgtatttatttatgtacatacatgtatatatataattaagttCCAATGGCCGTTTACACATTTCTGAAATATTTTCGTAATGAACTTGATTTTATTGATATCATCAATAAGAAAAGATGaatggtaaaaaaattgaaataaattttattaatttaaaaggaGGAAATAAAGAGAAAGATAATAGCAGAACAGAACAGATTAGAAGAATTTTTGTGGAACAAAATTGAATtccttaaaataaaagaaaggttaaaaataaaaactaaaaagCATATTaagatttttaaaaaagcaaaCTATTTTCCATTAATACGTAtaagttaatttttattttcttcattttttttatagaaattTGCAAAaccaaaattttttaaggactcataaaaataagatataacAACgccttttcttttattcaatataaatatatatatatgtgcacactTTGATGAGAtctttgtttctttttttttctttttttttttttaaatatgcatataaaattatgttcaacaatttttttttttttgaaaaataagcCTTTATGTTATTCTGTTATATCACTTTGTTTCACCATTTTTTatgctatatttatttggGTTCCTATTTTCCCCTTTCTAACCAAATGTATAACTTATAGAtacttaaaaatgttttaagtgtatacataaatatatatatatatatatatatatatatatatatatatgtgtactgATTTATCTTCTTATTTATTCGCCAATATAGAAACcctaaagaaatattaaatcgCAGAGAAGTGACAAAATCGAAGAGATTACAGAATAACGCCTAAATTTTGGTGTTAACCTTTTAAAATACttgcacaaaaaaaaaggaaaataattcttgtccatttttttttaaattattaaatgcaCATAAATGCACAAGTTTAAacgaaaaatagaaatattctTAAGCCTGTAGCTGTACCTTTTTGTGGTTTTTCccctctttattttttcttttctttttttttttttttttttcttgcttaaattctttatattatatacatctTTATATTAACTTAAATAGGGATAATGagatttttcaaaaaatgtaCCTAATGAAATcattaatttgaaaaattttatgtttaaaacTATCTGAccagttaaaataaaaacgaaaAGATAACGAAAATTGTCGTACCTTGGTTTGCCTTAACACAAcattttaagaaattatttttatttgagaAAATAGCTTATCTCTACTCTTTTAGTAGAAAtaaactaaataaaaatgttacaagtgtatgaattaaaatatattcttttatttttcttaatattccaaattttttttgttagcTACTTTAATTCTTACACGTCTTTATTCCTACTATTTTTGCAATTTAgcaatatacataaatatatgtacccTAGTTTCTAGTGTTAATTCTTATAGTACATGTAATATTACACACCCAATATATTcagaaaatatatgaacgtTAATAAGTTGAAAAATCTTAAATATGTAGAAGACGTTTTTATGCtgcattaaatattaaaaaagaattaattattaacaagaaattaattattaagaaggaattaatttttatgaaagaATAAATTGTTATGAAAGAATAAATTGTTATGAAAGAATAAATTGTTATGGaagaattaattattaagaaggaattaattcatttaaaagTTAGTGTGAGAGATATGCACAAAATATACGTCAGTTGAATTTTTGCGTTTATTACATTCTACTTATTCatgttgtaataataatatacatgtattattttcccatttttctACATAGAAGTAATAATGCATATTtgttgcaaaaaaaatatagaagtaTCTTTCGCCCTCGTACAACATATGTCcacataaaaacaataaaataaaataataaaacagtaaaataataaaacagtaaaacagtaaaataataaaataaagtgagataaaataaaataataaattgcGTTGAAGAacaatacatacatgcatatgtataggaatatatgtacatgtgcgTACAAAGCAATGATATTCTACCTGTGCTCATTGCGTCTCATACCTGCCTCATTGTTACATTGTTACTACGTATTTAGCTATCATAGAAAGTAGCTAAAAGGAACTCATAATATCCAAAGAATTTAACCCAACAAAACGGTAAGTGGGCACAAGAAtaaagtacatacatatatatgcatatatatatacatactacatatatgtgtgcacaTGTACAGGCGCATACACATGTcacattttttcaaatgaacagttgaaataaaaagtagtatacagcaaaattaaaaaaaaaaaaaaaaaaaagtgaatatttaaaaatatattaaatgacaAATGTACAAGAACAAAAAGTACTTATATCATAAGAATGTTTAGTCATAtcataaacattttttgttctgtctttttaacattttgttTGATatcaatttaaatatatgtttaattattaaaaaaaaacaaaaaaaaagcaaaaaaatatataaaaaaaaaaaaaaaaaaaaaaaaaaaaaaaaaaaaaaaaaaaaaaaaaaaaaaaaaaaaaaaaaaaaaaaaaaaaaaaaaaaaaaaaaaaaaaaaaaaaaaaaaaaaaaaaaaggacaaatcaaaataaaacaaaaaaaaaagtacaggTAACCAAGATAAACGAATAAAATCAAAACATCTGCGATTATACGTGTTATACATGTGAGAAAAAGAATAGCATACACTATAACAgcatgataaaaaaaaaaaaattattcttagtTTTCGGTTATGGTATTACTATTTATGAAGACGGTAGTAGCGTTACAAAGTCTgtttaagtaaaaattgttctttaaatgaaaaaacaacaatgaaatatgttttttcgAAAGGTGAAATGAGTACAGgtgataattttatatctataataataatagcaataacagtaataataataataatagcaatagtaatagtaataataataatagcaatagtaacagtaataataacaactgTTCAGAGATAATATATTGctaagtaaaaattattcattcaaaatattttttaataataactgCGAAAAAAAGCTTCATAACAGAAGCATTGTCCATCTATATAAAATCATAACAAACCATCATTACTAAAATAACAAACATTACAAAAATAGAAGCATAGGTTCTACAGAAAACAAACTTCGATTGATAACAACAAAACTGTAGATGAAATTGtagtaaagaaaaagaaatacactaataataaatattaagtcTAAAACATTCAATGAAATTACcccctttttttaaagatttaTTACCTCTTGACAGAACATAAGCCATTTTGTTTATGATGAAAAATACCTTATTAGGAGAGTATTCAACAGAAGATAACTCAGGTTCGTTTTATATAGCACGGAAAGAGGATCACACCAACGGAAACGGAAACAGAAATAGCAACAGTAATAGCAATATCAATAACTGCTCGCTATTACACAATGATGCAAATAGTGGTTGTaggaaaaataatgttttaatgGTAGATGATAAATTAATCTGtcgaaaatataataacctTAATCAGTTTCATTCATGCAGGATTAAATCAtcacataataatttattacaagGGGAATTAAGTATGAATAAAAcagaactaaaaaaaaaatataatgaaccaaattattattatgttttacaaAATACAGCACTTAATGCATATTTTGATGAAGACAATTCTAAACAAATATCAagtaatgttaaaaaaaatattataggCAAACAAAACagca
This genomic interval from Plasmodium brasilianum strain Bolivian I chromosome 13, whole genome shotgun sequence contains the following:
- a CDS encoding prefoldin subunit 2, translated to METANSIELSKLNEQNEAKSAYEQIEKDRVQLVSKIEELYQDVVEHKLVLEALENVPSDRRCYRMVGEILVERTVGEIKPALVDHKNKVEQIIAECQKKLDEKNNEISKIVKNTKSANITSDLVSNKAQDNMGNSTDKDKKPQGVIF
- a CDS encoding lysine--tRNA ligase — protein: MRKITRNITRKITRNLERKITRNLARKITRNTVRNIARNTARNIARNTARNIVRKIMRKKKKLLLLSFLLSAFSFLRKKSACFKRNNIIKLKNISTVNHKKNIYKNKKKYFILYSHGKEFFERVKKLNVLSDVLNIDAYPTSYIKRTIKINDLKNKYEFLKDGERKTDETYVVYGRVIVKRNNGMFLNIQDDTGNVQIYLDENILIHKKISEKDNAYTVRSVTSSMDVHYSNNLFGENSIHLSNEIGNGTVQKDDTNLCNQKDQYKNINGISARKIIDVGDFIAVKGFMRKSLRGEITLHTKEIYVLTKSLLPLPDKHKGMKDVEYKYRKRYLDFLTNKEQKEKIITRFKLIQEIRKILLKKKYIEVDTPILQLLPGGATAKAFETFLKSLNLVLYLRIAPELYLKKLIISGISEKIFELSKCFRNEGLSTIHNPEFTLLEIYKSYSNYKYMIKFAENLIKSLAKKFPSNPRYNIIQQKKKWKKISFIKIIKDYTSINFLNLSFDEAYNEARKLNITFDQTKDHLNWGLVVEEVFKKKVEPYLNNQPVHIFHLPSDTSPLSKTLNKNKKLSERFETYIGKMEIANGYSEEANALVQEKKFFSQYLLKYKINKENINSIEYLSNEKNVNQSNKVSLSPKHLTNDKDTINLSKQNLDNEHHEIDYDYVTALAHGLPPTGGLGIGVDRLCMLFTDSVSIKNVLSFPIIKPN